AAGTCTTTAGTCAATGGAAATTCATATCTCACTTGAGGGGTTCTAGTCATAGCAACTCCCGTAGGTCCATTGAAGTCAACCGTAGCCGGCACTGCCGTCACATTGGTAAACAAAGACCAAGTTTGGCCTATCAATAATCTACCAAAACTTCCATATGCATGCCGTATTCTAAATCCATTCTGCCCGGCGAAATCAGTCTCCAGCCTTATAAACACATCGCCTTTCACCGTCTTTCGAGTGACTTCAAAACCCAAGCGAGTTTGGCTAAGCGTACTATTATAATTCGGAATATTTCTCTCAGATTTGCTTACTGGAATTTGAGCTGTGATAAACGCATTCTTATTGGCTAGCAACCTGTCGTCATATAATGTCAATAACCTCACAGATCCTAATATACGCATCTGCATGGTCTTATCCGATGTGAGTATATAGAGTCCTCTATCTCTAGGAATATCTAAAGGCTCAAGCTGATGTTGATTGGGACTTACGGCAAACCTGCCTGTCAAGGTATCGTTTTTAGGCAACAATTTTATCAGTGTAGAATCCGAAACACCTTGGGAATATGCCACCCAAGGCGCCAAGCTGATAATAAAAATAAAAAAATGTTTCAAGCCCATATCAGACGAAGTATTGTATCGTCTTTAGCTTGATTCAAAACTTAGACCAAGTTATAAAAAGCCACGTCAAATTTTATAAATCAACTTCTTCCCAAAGTGGATATTTGTCTGCTATTTTTTTCATGCTTTTCTTATCCATTGAGTACAAAGCGATAAAGTAATCGCATATCAAATTTCTCATTTCAAGCTCTGTCAATTCTTCGCCATAATTGTCCTGCAATGATTCAAACTCGATAAATACAGCATCGTCAATTCTTGGATTCAGATTTTTCAGCAAAGTCCACATTTCAGTAGACTCAAAAGCTTTCATTGGCATATAAAACCAATCCACATAATCCAAGTCAAAGACCTCATTTTGTTCTGCAACGCATTGCCAAGCTTCAAGGTACTTCTCCAGATCATTCTTAGCTCCATATACTCTTGCCGCAATCAACCAATGAAACAACTCAAGTTCTTCTTCCTCTATATTTTCAAAAGCTGAAAGAATTTGCTCAAAATCTCCTTTAGCCAGCATCTCATTCCATTGCCAAGCTTGATCTTCCTTATCAAAAAGGGGCCTCTCATCATAATTGACAGCATCAGTGATCATCTGCTTGTCATTCCAATATGACTCATTATCGCTATCGAGATCTATCGCCAAAGAAATGTTTTTCAAAGCTTCCGAATACTCACCCAATTGATATTGAGCATGAGCCATGTCTGCTATAGCCTCGGAACTCTTAGGATCTAGTTTCACTGCTTTGAAATACGCCCTTTTAGCTTCTTCTGGAGCTAAATTCAATAAATGTATTTCGCCTATCATGCTCCAGCATTGTGACAATAACAATCTTTGCGATGAGATCTTTTCATCCAATAACTCCACAGCTGGAATCAATTGAGAGGCAAACCAATCATAACCTTTCCAATAAGCCCATGACACGCCTTTTTCTAGCAATTCACTGACAACCTTGTTTTCCATATCTTTCGAATTCTTTCGAGATGCAATTCGCTATGTAAAAAAAGCATTTTCATTTGAATAATCAAATTCCTGCAATAAATATAACTTTTTCTACTTCAAAAATAAAAATAAACACTCAGCAAGCGTTCAACCCAAAATATAAGCATATATTGCAGTCTATCTAACTGATTTTCGATATTAATAATAATTATCATGCCTGAAGAAGCCATACTCGCTTGGTCGCAAGAGCCAATGCCTAATGGAAAAATCTACCAAATATCAGACCTGAACAAACTTTCTGAAATTTCATCACTTTTCGGATTTTGCAAAAATAACACAGCCCATATCACTCCTGATGGATGGAGACACCTGATTATCAACTTCAAGCTTGAAGATCTTCAATCCGCTGACGCAAACATTCATTGGCTAATGGAAGAGAAAGAAAATGATATCGGAGAATTTTGCTGTTCATTGTATTTCAAGGCGATGATTTCAGGCTATTATCCGCCTACAAACGATTTTGGCGACTTTGATCAAGAAAATAATACGTTTCTTTTTCTAGACGGATCAAAATCCAAAATCGATTGGTCCTTGATTTACGACAATGCTTCCATCAACTCTTAAAAGCAAACATGCAACTGATTTAAATAGGCTGTTTGGACAATCTCCTTGTGATAATACGTTTTATTTTATGATCTTTGCAGATTGAAAATAGAATGACGATGGAAAAAGAAGCTTTTGAGATAAAAAAACTGACAAAAAAAATTCGCAAATCCGTATGGAAAGCTCATGAAGATTTCCAAATGATTGAGAAGGGAGACAAAGTGATGGTCTGTCTGTCAGGTGGAAAAGACAGTTACACTATGCTTGACGCGCTGATGCATATGCAACTAGTTCGCAAGGATTTCGAAATTGTAGCGGTCAACCTTGATCAAAAGCAACCTGGCTTTCCCGAAGAAGTATTGCCCAATTATTTGGAGGGCTTGGGTGTCGATTTTAAAATCATAGAGCGAGACACTTACAGCATAGTCAAGGAAAAGGTCCCTGAGGGCAAAACCACATGCAGCCTTTGCTCAAGACTAAGAAGAGGCACTCTTTACACTGCCGCGGAGGAATTAGGTTGCACAAAAATCGCTTTGGGACACCACAGGGAAGATATTCTGGAAACGTTTTTCCTTAATTTGTTTTTTAGCGGCAAGCTTGAGTCAATGCCTCCAAAATACAAAACCGATGATGGAAAACATGTAGTCATTAGGCCTTTGGCTTACTGCAAAGAAGCTGATATTATTGAATATTCAAACCATATGCAATTCCCAATTATCCCTTGCAACCTTTGCGGATCTCAACCGAATCTCCAAAGACAAGTAGTCAAACAGATGCTCAAAAAATGGGAAGAAACATACAATGATCGAAACGAAATCATGATGAATGCCTTGAGCAATATCTCTCCTTCTCACTTGCTCGACCATGATCTTTACGACTTTGTCAACTACGAAATGAAAAAGAAAGAACTGCATGTCGATGACAAGCAACAAATAGAACTTTAAATATTAAAAGCCATTCATCAACCTTTGAATGGCTTTTTTTCATACAAACGCATTTTATTTCCCAATCAAATAAATCGCCAGCAACGCCATTACTATCCCTAGCCAATTCAGTTTCGAATATTTTTCCTTAAAAAAAGCGAATCCAGCTATCACGGAAAATGCGACAACACTCATATTCCTTACAGGAAAAATAGTGCTGCTATCCCAATCAGGAACACCCAAAGCTTTGATTAAAAAGTATATTGAGCCAAAATTAAACATCCCCAACAACAAACCTCCAATCACATTTTTCAACTTCACTTTCTTGGCTTTCCAAAAAATGTTATAAGCCTCCACTGCTACACCTATCATACCCGCCACTAAGAATGTGCTGGCTAAAAAATATTCATTATGTCCTTCATTAATATGAAGCTTTTTCGCAACATTGAATGTCGTATCCAAAACACCCGCCAAAAGAAACAGTAAAAATGGCAAATATGTATATTTTCGATCAAAGCCACTGCTTTTTGAGGAAATAGAACTCAATATCACCCCTAATACAGCTAATACGATCCCCAAACCTTTAAGCCATGGAATACTCTCGCCAAAGTAAAATACCGCATGGATCACGACTACTATTACAGCCATCTTGCTCGCAACCTGCGTCACGCTGATTCCCACTTTTTGAGCCGTTAAGCCCATGATGAAAAAAGTGCCTATAAGCATTGCTCCAATAGCGACCGAATACAAAGCCCATTGCGGCTGCATAAAATGGGACGGACTAAATTCATTGCTGGACAGCATTACACCCAAGAAAAGAGCCATGAAATAATTGACTACTATTGCCTGAAAAGTATCGATTTCCTGTTTCTTAAAAACCTTGAAAGTCGCCCCATTTACTACCGAGAACATTACGCTCAACCACAAAAATTCCATGCTAATTATTAATAAAGTTATGACTTCTCAAAATTAGCACCTTATATCTTATTTCCGCAACAAGTCATTCCAATTAAAACATAAAATTCACCCTTTCACAGCTTTCCGTAAGTTTAAAACAACCATCCAGTATGTAATGAAAACACTTCCCACTACCGTTGGGGCAAACCAATTCCATAAATTCGGCAAAATATTATTTACAACCAAAAAAGCGGTACAAGCTGCAATATACCCTCCCATCATTTTACCCAGATGAAGTTTCAGCCAATTTCTGCGAGCCAAAGCCCTTCTTTTGAACACCTTCAAATCCCTCATACCAAAAGAGAAACCAATTCCTCCAAAAGCTGCTAATACCACATTTACCTTTCCAGAAAAAATAAATGGAACAAAAACCATGGCCAACCCCATCGCGACAATAAAGTAGGCCATTATCTTGTCAAAAAAGAAATCATGCGAAATACTTCTAAACCATAAACTCCGATAACCGCTAATCAAAAAATAAATGGAAAATAAACCTATCGCAAAAAGAAACATGCTCTCATGGCCCGGAATTACTGAAACTGCCAAAGCCAATAAAGCAGAGGACAGCATCGTGTAAAAAAACATGCTTCCGGACTTTCTGTGAACCTTTTTTCCTTTGTTAGAAACTATCGCTAGGCTTCCTGATATCAATGCCAAAACTCCTAAAAATGCGTGAATCATTATCAGCGGTTTTGCTAATGTTTCCCAATTCATAAAAAATCTTTTAAATAAAATTCAATAGCAAAATAATAAACTAAGATTAACCAACCATTAAATCAAATAGGCAATAATTTACATTCTTGACTTTTTAGCTTCTTCAAGAACCATACTTCTTTATCAATATCAGAATGCTTTTACAGCGCTATTTTACGGAATTGAAAATTTTTCGATTATGATTTTATTAATGTAGAATTTCAAACGTTTGCGTAGAAATTTAGTCCAAATCAAATCATAAGGTTTCTATCTAATACTTTTCTGCCATATACTTATATAAACATCATCACTACTTAACTTTTAACCAATTTTTTTAACATGAAAAGACGATTTTTACTCTTATTGATTTGCTTTGCATTAGGGCAGCTAACACCTATCAAAGCACAAGACTATTGGTTTGAACCTTCAAATGCAACAGTTAATGATGAATTAACAATATACTTAAGAGCCAGCAATCGCTCTTCAGTGAATATGTACGCAGGGGTACGTGTAGGATCAAGCACATTTCAATATATTAATAACAATGACTGGAATAGCACTCCTTCGCATTCATTTTTTGAGGAAGATCCCAACCAAACAAATGTTTGGAAAAAAACCATCAAACCATCTTCATACTTCGGCGTTCCTGAAGGAACAGTTGTAAAGGGCATAGATATCATATTTAGAGAAGGCTCATCTAAAATCATCGACGCTGATTTATTCCTTGATTTGGACGACGCTCAAGTAAACGCTCCTTCAATTTGGTTGGAATCATCTCCTGAAAAGCCATTAATCGACCAAGAGGTCACCATTACATTCAGGCCTTCAGAAGCACCTGGCGGAAGCTTAAGAAATGCTGAAAGAATTTTTGCGCATACCTGGGCTATAACATCTGGACCTGACAGCAATAATGCCGACTATGAAGGGCAAGCTCATTGGGGGGACAACACCAAAGGCGAATTCAAAAACAAAGGAGACGGCGTTTGGGAATTGACTTTCACACCTCGTGATCATTATAATATTTCAGATCCTTACGCTTCCTTGTTTAAGATAGGTTTCGTCTTTAGAGATGAGACAGGTGCAAATCAACAAAAAACAGCTGAAGGCGAAGATATCTATTTGCAAGCAGATCCTGGTTTCTACATTACACAAAACGAACCCCTGAAAAATAAAGTCAGTATAAAAAAAGGTGAAACGGTTGACTTAAAATTCACAGCTATCGAAAATAGCAATTGGGAGGTCATTTTAAATGGAGAAAGTGAACATACTGTTGATAATGCTACAAGTCTAAGTCATTCCATAACCTTTTCAGAAAAAGAAGATACAGAAATCATAGTAAAAGCATCAACATTAGAAGGCGAATACACACAAAAAACAATCGCAGTCAATGTTTTCGAAGAAAAGATCGCTGAATTACCTGCTTGGGCATACTACGGCAACCAACCTCGCATGGGCATTATTTATCACAATGGACTTAATTCAACAGAAAACGACCCAAGTAAAACAACTCTTGTTCTTCATACACCTACAAACGTAACTTATAAAAGTGGCACAGGAGAAGTATATGGAGTTCAAAGCATTCCAAATAAAGAAGTCGTCAATGTTATTGGAGATTTTAATAATTGGATGGTAACCGAAGAGTATCAAATGTACAACACCCCTGATGGCAATTATTTCTGGATAACCATCGAAAATCTTGAAGCTCAGAAACCTTATGTTTTTCAATATTTAATTGATGGAGATCTTCATATAGCAGATCCTTATGCAGAACACATCGTTGACAGCGATGACAGTTATATCCCTGAAAGCACATTTCCTTCTTTGCCTGAATACCCTCATGGAAAAGCCTCTGACAGAGCATCCTTGATTCAAACAGGAATGGGAAATTACGCATGGCAAATATCAAACTTCCAACCTGTAAGCCACAATTTGCTGAATATTTACGAACTCCACTTTAGGGATTTTACGGAAGAAGGCACTTACAAGGCTGCTATGGCTAAATTGCCATACCTCAAAGACATGGGAATCAATTGCATTCACGTTATGCCTATCAGCGAATTTGAAGGAAATGACAGCTGGGGTTATAATCCTAATTTTTATTTCGCTCCTGATAAAGCTTACGGGACAAAACAGGATCTTAAACAATTCATCGACGAAGCTCACAAAATGGATATTGCGGTGATAAATGACTTGGTATTAAACCATTCATTCCATTCAAGTCCATTCTCAAGAATGTATTATAACGACATTGACAACAAACCTGCTCCATACAACCCTTGGTATAATGAAGATCACAACTTTGATGAACCAGCTGCTCATTGGGGAGTTGATTTCAACCATACCAGTGAGCACACTCAAGCATTAGTCGACAGTGTCACAAACTTTTGGATGAGCGAATACAAGTTTGACGGATTTAGATTTGACTTCACCAAAGGTTTCAGCAATACCCATTGGGTTGGCGAAGGCAATTGGGGAAGCGACTATGATCAAGATCGTGTAGATATTCTAAAAAGAATGGCTAATAAAGTCTGGAGCAATCATCCGGGCAGCATTGTATGCTTCGAGCATTTGGCTAATCAGACTGAAGATTCCGAGCTTGCAAATCATGGTATTTTGATGTGGAGCGGAGCAGGCCTTAATTACAACTATTCAGAAATGGCTAAAAACAATTTCAAGAATATAGATATTTCTTCTGCCTATTATAAAAATGTCGGATTTAATTTACAAAATTGGATGTCCTATATGGAAAGTCATGATGAAGAAAGGTTGGCCTTCAGAGCTGTAAATGAGGGAAGAAACCTAAATTCGTCTAACAACTTCAATGGTGGAGCAAATGACAATCAACTGCAAATTATCATTCCAAGGCTTCAGGCCACTGCCACATTCAACCTCTTGTTACCAGGACCAAGAATGATTTGGCAATTTGGAGAGTTAGCCTATGATTATTCAATAAATTATAATGGAAGAACTGGCAGAAAACCCGTGAAATGGGAATATTTCGAACACCCCGAAAGAAAAAAACTATACAGAACCTATGCTGACTTGCTTAGCTTAAGAAACAACTACGATCTTTACGTAACAGCTGATCAAAATCAAGATTTTGACCTAGCCCAAGGGCATAAACGAACTACACTCAATTCAAGAGACAAAGGCGAAAGCGGAAACGCTACCTTCCAAGTCATAGCAGTCGGAAACTTCATGGAGGAAACTCAAGATATTACTCCTTACTTTGGCTCTACTGGCACCTGGTATGACTTTGAAACGGGAGATAGCTATGAAGTAACTTCCACTGACCAAACTGTTCGCTTGGAAGCAGGAAGAGCTAGAGTATTCATCAGCAAAAAGCTTAAAAAAGCCAATCTACACAACCCTGTGATCGTTGATCATCAAGAAGATATGATGCTAACCGAAAGAGGCCAATCTTTTGATATCGACCCTTCATGGTTTACTGTCGAAGATGAAGACAATGACTTAACCACCGCTTTTAATCTCACAATTCTTAACGGCGAGGGCTATACATATGATAATTTCACTATCACTCCTGATAATGAGTATTTTGTTGGTGATTTGAACGTAAATATCGTAGCTAGCGATGGCGAAAGGCTTAGTGATCCATATACATTCAGTCTTACATATGATGGCGAAAATGTTCTTTTCATAAGAGTAAAAGATCAAACATATACATATGGCGATCCTGAGCTTGTTCACGAGGTTGCTTTTGAAGGATTTGTGGATGATGATGATGAATCCATTTTAGAGGGAGAATTAGTTTATATGATTGAAAACGATAAAATAAAGGCTTCCGGACTAACCAGCGACAAATACGAACTTGCATATGTGGATGGCAAATATACTTTTGTCAAAAAGCTCCTAAATGTTAAAGCGGAAGATATTACAGCTATCGAGAATGGAGAACATCCTCCATTAGCAATCACCTATGACGGTTTTGTCAATGGTGAAAATGAAAATGACCTTGACAGAAAGCCTGAAATATACTTTGATGGAGTTTGGCCACTTGCAAAAGGAGTATATACCCTCACAGTCGCAGGAGCTGAGTCTGAAAATTATGACTTTGAGTATGAAGACGGCAAGTTAATCGTCCAAGGAGCAACTCCAATTATAGTGACTGAATGGCCTATCATTTCGAAAGGAGTTTACGGACAAAAATTATCGGAAATATCGTTTACAGGAGGCGAAGCGAATATGGATGGTTCATTTGAATTTGTAGACAAAGACGAGATACTCAATGCTGGAATTTATTCAAATGTGACTATGCAATTCATAGCAGACGATGAAAGTGCTGGAAGTCTTAAAGGCTTCGTTGCCCTTGAAATCGAAAAAGCTACTCAAACTATTGAGATCACAGATACTCCTCAAAGCTTAAGAATTGGCGAGTCGTTTGAATTATTCGCGAATACTAACAGCGGGCTGGCTGTAAGCTATGAATCTTCTGATGAAAGCATCATTAGTGTTGACGGCAATATTATCATAGCTCATCAAGAAGGAGAAGCTACGATTACTGCTCTGCAAGAGGGCAATGACAACTACCTTGAGTCAAGACTTGACTTTACTGTAGATGTCGAAAAACTGACAAATATAGAAAGCCCTGATCAAATGTTCATCTATCCTAACCCTGCGAACAATATAATCTTCGCGAAAGGGATAAAAACAAATATGGAATATGTGATTTATGACATGAATGGAAGAAGCTTGATAACAGGCCTACTAAAGAGCAATCAAGGCATCAGCATTTCATCACTAAGAGCAGGAGTTTATATGCTTAAACTTTCAGACAATAGCGTACATAAAATAATAAAAAAGTAGATTAACCAATAAGTAAGCCTAAAGCCCGAGAACTCAAATTATAGAGCTCGGGCTTTTTTAATTTCAACCCTATCATTTTATCTTTTAACATCCAAATAAATTAAATCCCGTATACCAAAAAACTAAAAGCAAACTGATGATTATTGAATCCACCAACCAATTATTCGAAATAAGCACAGAAGAGCTCTCTGTATGGGAAAAAAGACCTCACAAGCAAAACTTCTTTGAAATAGTATATATAGAAAAAGGATCAGGCCTCCAATGCGTCAACGAACATGAATTTGAATACCATGGAGGAAATATCTTTTTACTGCCACCGCTGGACTGCCATTCTTTTATTATCAAGCAAACTTCTATTTTTCATTTCATTCGCTTCACTGATCACTTCTTCATGTCTGACAGTGGATTTACAGACTATAAAATTTGGTTTGATCAGATGGCTCACATTCTAGCCAACTACAACAAGATTCCCGGAGATATCATCTCAACTCCAAGAGAGCGCGACTACATTGTCAACAGCATCAATTTTATCCAAAATGAATATTCGAATATCGACAGCTACTCGAATTCTATCATAATGGAAATCATGGCTTCAATTGTCAACATATTGGCTCGTAGCATAGAGAAAAAGTATATTGAACAAAACGATCAATTGGACAAGCGATTCGGAGAAATACTCAGATTTATCAATTCTAACATATTGGAAAATGACAAGCTTCGCGTATCATCATTAGCCGAAAATTTTAATATTTCCAAAACCTATTTTTCCGAATATTTCAAGAAGCAAGCCGGCATCAGCCTTGCGGAATACATTTTGAATTCAAAACTCAAAATCGCGGAAACGAAAATACTTCACACAAAACTGTCTCTCAAAGAAATCGCCTATCAATTGAATTTTACAGACAGCAGCCATTTATCCAAAGCATTCAAAAAGAAAAATGGCGTCACCATCAAAATGTTCAAGGCTAATCCTCACAGCATTTATCAAACTAACTTAAATCAATAAAGCACCTGCTTGTAATCAAATGCAAATCTCTGGTTTCCAATAGGTATATATAGCTTGTAATACTCAGCTTTTATATTTCGTTTGATAAAAATCTGTCCTTTAATCGTATAGCCAGACTCGACATCCGTTCTCCTAAGGGTGGAATTTACCCAAAAACTTTTTTGAGAATTCAATGAATACACATGTTCTTCTCTCCGGTCACTTTCATCATTCAAAAACTCCAAATGTTCTTGACGCTCGTTGAATTCCTTGTCTCTTTGTTCTTCTGTCTTTTCTTCAGTAAGAGTCGCTGCATCCTCCACTATGTCCAAAGTCACTGAAAATAAACTGTAAAGCACATGATTTGCTTGAGCAGCCTTTCCCGCTTCGATTTTTTTATCCAATTCCAATATTTTCACTTCAGGGTCAATAGCAAACCGCAAAGCTCCTATATCTGTAGTGTCCTTGTCCAAAGCAACATAATAGCATTGATTTGGAGAGATGCATACTGATTTATCAGAATTGTTTATCAACTCAATATCAAAAACCAAAGTCTCTCCATAACTTTCGGTATAAGCAACTCTTAATTCTATTCCATTTTTATTCTGAGATGAGACTTCATTGCCAAAATACCAACTTGTCGTTCTATTCAATGCTTTTAATCTGGAAACTGGCTGAGCAGAAAAACATGAAGACACGCTCATGCTTATCAAAGAAAAAATCAAAAAACTATATATTATTCTCATATATAAACGCTAAAAGACTTAACCAACAACCCTAAGTTACATTATAAATTCATAAAATTAAATTATAGCCATTTTTTTTATTAAGTATTTTTTCTTGCTTTCAACAAATTAAACCTATCCAACAATGAATAATATCTTTTTTGAAAATTGCATAATTTCTTCAAATCAGCTTGTTTAGAATCATTTAAAACTAGATATTCGTGGCATCAAAAGAATATTAATTCTAATCAATAAATGCTCAAAGGCTCAATTAAATATCAAATAATCTATTTGATGGCAATCACATTTGCCTTGGCCTTGTCATATCTTAACAAATCAAGCTTTCATTACCATGAATCTGAAAGCGGCATTGTAATACACACTCACTTTTACATTGCGGATGGCGATGAAAACCCCGGGGAACCTGCTGACCATGAACACAGCAATGAGCTTCTTCATTATTTAGAGTTTTCGGAAAGCGCAATATCATCAATTACCTGTGTCAATTATACTATCGAATTTATAGAGCATTTCCATGCTCATACAAAATCGCTTTATAACACAGCGATCTATTTTTCAAAGCTTTTTCACGTCCTCCACTATCACGGACCTCCTCAAAGCGCGAAATAATTTTCATTTAAACTACAGGACAATTACCGTCCAGTAACACACTATACTTTTACTTACCACTTTTTGTCGCAATAACTGGATAATTTTCAGATTTACTTAGCGTCAATTAAACATTCTAATTTCTATCACTAATGCAATACAAAAAACTAATTTGCATGTTGGTTGCATTTGCGTATGCTTTTACTTCATATGCAGACGGCAATCTAAAAGGACATATTGTGTCAAAAAATGAGCAAGAACATGTTTCTTACGCCTCCGTATTAATCAAAGACCTGAATATCGGTGGATCTACCGATGAGCAAGGGCATTTCACCATCAACAACATTCCAGAAGGTACGTACACAATTATCATCTCCGCTTTAGGATATAAAACCATCGAAAAAAGCGTCACAATAAAAGATGATAATACTGCTGACATACATTTTAACCTCGAAGAGGATTTATTCAAAATGGAAGATGTCGTTGTATCCGCAACTAAAACCAGCAGAAGCCGAAAGGATATCTCAGCAGTGGTCAATGTACTGGATATGAGCACATTTGAAAACACTTCTTCTGTCAATCTCGCCGAGGGACTTAACTTTGTACCGGGAGTTAGAACTGAAACCACATGCGGAAATTGCGGTTCCACTTCATTGAGGTTAAATGGCCTTGAAGGTTCATACACTCAGATCTTGATGGACAGCAGGCCTGTTTTCAGTGGCTTGGCCGGCGTATACGGACTTGAGCAAATTCCTGCTTCCATGATCGAAAGAGTCGAAGTTGTCAGAGGCGGAGGTTCAGTACTTTTTGGCAGCAACGCCATAGGTGGCACAGTCAATGTCATCACCAAAGAGCCGCAACACAACGGCTATATGATCGGCGGAAAAGTAGGAACGATTGACGGCAAGTCCTTTGATCGAAATATGAATTTCAACACATCAATTGTCGGAGAAGAAGGCAATTCAGGACTATACCTGTACGGGTCTTATCGATCTCGCGACCCTTGGAATGCAAACCCGGACGATATATATTACGATGAAGACGATGTCAATCAAGAAAATCCAAAAAAAGACGATTTCACAGAAATTACTCAACTTGAAAGCTTGACAGCAGGGTTCAAATCCTTTTACAAATTTGGCGAGAGAAAAAGCTTGAAAATCGGAGCTACAGTTACCAACGAAAAAAGAAGAGGCGGAAACAAACTGGATATGGCTCCGCATTTATCCGATATCACTGAACAGCTAGAGCACAACATCATAGGCGGAGATATCAATTATGACTGGACTTCTGCAGACAACAAAACTTCCATCAATGCCTACACCGCCGGCCGTCTAGTGGAACGAGACAGTTACTATGGCGCCGAAATGCAAAAAGACGCTTATGGAGATTCGAAAAGCACCAACATCGTAAGCGGAGTTCAAATGAACAACAAAATCGGCAAAGTCCTTTTCGGACAGTCCACACTTACTTCCGGTGTTGAGCATTCATACGAAGATATACTGGATAGAAAAAAATCTTACTATGACGAGGATGAAAATGCTTATGTCCCTGCGCTTATCGTATCTCAGCAACATATTAATA
The Aureibacter tunicatorum DNA segment above includes these coding regions:
- a CDS encoding alpha-amylase family glycosyl hydrolase, with amino-acid sequence MKRRFLLLLICFALGQLTPIKAQDYWFEPSNATVNDELTIYLRASNRSSVNMYAGVRVGSSTFQYINNNDWNSTPSHSFFEEDPNQTNVWKKTIKPSSYFGVPEGTVVKGIDIIFREGSSKIIDADLFLDLDDAQVNAPSIWLESSPEKPLIDQEVTITFRPSEAPGGSLRNAERIFAHTWAITSGPDSNNADYEGQAHWGDNTKGEFKNKGDGVWELTFTPRDHYNISDPYASLFKIGFVFRDETGANQQKTAEGEDIYLQADPGFYITQNEPLKNKVSIKKGETVDLKFTAIENSNWEVILNGESEHTVDNATSLSHSITFSEKEDTEIIVKASTLEGEYTQKTIAVNVFEEKIAELPAWAYYGNQPRMGIIYHNGLNSTENDPSKTTLVLHTPTNVTYKSGTGEVYGVQSIPNKEVVNVIGDFNNWMVTEEYQMYNTPDGNYFWITIENLEAQKPYVFQYLIDGDLHIADPYAEHIVDSDDSYIPESTFPSLPEYPHGKASDRASLIQTGMGNYAWQISNFQPVSHNLLNIYELHFRDFTEEGTYKAAMAKLPYLKDMGINCIHVMPISEFEGNDSWGYNPNFYFAPDKAYGTKQDLKQFIDEAHKMDIAVINDLVLNHSFHSSPFSRMYYNDIDNKPAPYNPWYNEDHNFDEPAAHWGVDFNHTSEHTQALVDSVTNFWMSEYKFDGFRFDFTKGFSNTHWVGEGNWGSDYDQDRVDILKRMANKVWSNHPGSIVCFEHLANQTEDSELANHGILMWSGAGLNYNYSEMAKNNFKNIDISSAYYKNVGFNLQNWMSYMESHDEERLAFRAVNEGRNLNSSNNFNGGANDNQLQIIIPRLQATATFNLLLPGPRMIWQFGELAYDYSINYNGRTGRKPVKWEYFEHPERKKLYRTYADLLSLRNNYDLYVTADQNQDFDLAQGHKRTTLNSRDKGESGNATFQVIAVGNFMEETQDITPYFGSTGTWYDFETGDSYEVTSTDQTVRLEAGRARVFISKKLKKANLHNPVIVDHQEDMMLTERGQSFDIDPSWFTVEDEDNDLTTAFNLTILNGEGYTYDNFTITPDNEYFVGDLNVNIVASDGERLSDPYTFSLTYDGENVLFIRVKDQTYTYGDPELVHEVAFEGFVDDDDESILEGELVYMIENDKIKASGLTSDKYELAYVDGKYTFVKKLLNVKAEDITAIENGEHPPLAITYDGFVNGENENDLDRKPEIYFDGVWPLAKGVYTLTVAGAESENYDFEYEDGKLIVQGATPIIVTEWPIISKGVYGQKLSEISFTGGEANMDGSFEFVDKDEILNAGIYSNVTMQFIADDESAGSLKGFVALEIEKATQTIEITDTPQSLRIGESFELFANTNSGLAVSYESSDESIISVDGNIIIAHQEGEATITALQEGNDNYLESRLDFTVDVEKLTNIESPDQMFIYPNPANNIIFAKGIKTNMEYVIYDMNGRSLITGLLKSNQGISISSLRAGVYMLKLSDNSVHKIIKK
- a CDS encoding AraC family transcriptional regulator — encoded protein: MIIESTNQLFEISTEELSVWEKRPHKQNFFEIVYIEKGSGLQCVNEHEFEYHGGNIFLLPPLDCHSFIIKQTSIFHFIRFTDHFFMSDSGFTDYKIWFDQMAHILANYNKIPGDIISTPRERDYIVNSINFIQNEYSNIDSYSNSIIMEIMASIVNILARSIEKKYIEQNDQLDKRFGEILRFINSNILENDKLRVSSLAENFNISKTYFSEYFKKQAGISLAEYILNSKLKIAETKILHTKLSLKEIAYQLNFTDSSHLSKAFKKKNGVTIKMFKANPHSIYQTNLNQ